AGCCCGAAGAGCTTGTGCTGTAGCGGTTTCAGGGCGGCGGGCAGTTGCAGGTCGTCCATATCATCGGCGATAAACGGATAGTTAGCGGCCCGGACACCAAACTGCATGGCCAGATACAGGCTGGTGGGGGTTTTACCGCAGCGGGAGACCCCCAGCAGGATCACCTGGGCCTGGTCGAGGTTGCGCATCGAGATCCCGTCATCATGGGCGAGGGTGTAATCAATGGCGGCAATACGCGCATCATACTTATTAAGATTACCCGGGGTCAGACCGTGGGTGCGGTGGGCCACCGGCGTGGGATCCAGCTTCAGCTCATGCTGGAGCGGGGCCACCAGCGCCTGGACAATATCCTGACAAAACCCCTCGCTTTGCAAAATAATATTGCGGATTTCCGGCAACACGATGGAGTAGAACACCAGCGGGCGAACACCGGTTTGCTGCCAGATGGCGTTGATCTGCTCTTTCACGGCCCGCGCGCGGGATTCATTTTCCACAAACGGCAGGGTAATACTGTCGAAGGTGACCGGGAACTGCGACATGACCGCGTGGCCCAGTACCTCAGCGGTGATGGCAGTACCGTCGGAAATATAAAAAACGTGACGATCGATATAATTATCCATGAAACGACCCCGGTTCATTAATGTCCTCAAGCACTAAACTATAAATTAAAACAAATAGCTGACGTTAACTAATTTGGATTTATAAATAACTGAAACAGTGTTTTTAGTTTTTATGAAATCCCGTAACCACATTTTTTGCACTGTGCGTTTCAGAGTTATCTGTAATATTTATTATGATAATCAGTCTGTTATAAAAATCCTCTCTTTTTCTTAATTTTTAAAAAATATTTTTGCTTGAACGATTCACCGTTTTATCCGCCGCGATAAATATGCCAGGCTAAAAAGGTAGTTTGATGTTGTAACGCCTCATTCCTATATCACAAAAAGGATTGTTTCGATGTCCAATAACGGTTCGT
This Shimwellia blattae DSM 4481 = NBRC 105725 DNA region includes the following protein-coding sequences:
- the ppsR gene encoding pyruvate, water dikinase regulatory protein translates to MDNYIDRHVFYISDGTAITAEVLGHAVMSQFPVTFDSITLPFVENESRARAVKEQINAIWQQTGVRPLVFYSIVLPEIRNIILQSEGFCQDIVQALVAPLQHELKLDPTPVAHRTHGLTPGNLNKYDARIAAIDYTLAHDDGISMRNLDQAQVILLGVSRCGKTPTSLYLAMQFGVRAANYPFIADDMDDLQLPAALKPLQHKLFGLTINPERLAAIREERRENSRYASLRQCRMEVAEVEALYRKHQVPYINSTNFSVEEIATKILDIMGLSRRMY